CCAACTCCGTCATCACCCTGCCGTTCCTGACACCCAAACTCAGCCGATTCGAACGCTACGCCGGACTCGACACCTACTTCGGCACCGACACCCGCACCGGCACCCTCAACCGCTCCTACCGCCTGGAAGCCGACCAGCGCCTCCCCGCCGGACCCCTCACCGTCCGCGAAGACGGCCGCCTCGTCGGCCAGACCACCCTCCCCGACACCCGCAAGGGCGGCACCATCGACTTCTCCCTGGGCGAAGACCCCGACATCGAGTACACCCGCACCGCCGCCCAGACCGCCCAGGTCAAGGACGCCAAGGGCAACGTCACCAAAACCACCTACAAGGTCACCTACGCCTTCGAGAGCAGCAAGGACCGCACCGTCCGCGCCGAGGTCACCGAACGCATCGGCGGGCGCGTCATCATCATCGACACCAGCGCCCCCGTCAAGAACCAGGGAACCGCGAACCTGCGCGTGGACGTCCCCGCCAACGGCAAGATCAGCCGGACCTTCACGGTGGTCATCGACAACAGCTGAAGCTTCCCGATAGGAGCCTTCCCGGATGATGGGGGAGGCTCTTTTCGTTGGTGGCCCCACCCCCCAACCCCCATCCCCAGGGGGGACGGGGGAGCAGCGTTGCACTGGGCAAGAGTTTCTTTCGGCGCGGCGTGTTTGTGTTGGTCGGTGACGGGTCCGGCCTCGACGCCATCCTTCCGCCCCCCTTGCAGGCCCGCGCGCTTCGCGCACGACGGCCGGTGGCAGTCGGCGGTCAGGTGATCGGTGGGACGGTCCGGGGTGCTGATCTACTTTTCTGGCTTCAGCCGGGGGCCGGGGTCGTGTAAAGCCTGTCGCTCAGAGAATCCCTTCCAGGTACGCCTGCACGTCCACCTTCACCGGCATGAAGTACGCGTGCTGACCGCGCTCCCGCGCGAAGGCGAGCAGGTCGGCGGCGAAGGCACGGTTGCACTCCAGGGTGGGCGCGAAGGAGCGGGGGAACACGGCGTGATTCCGTGCCCGCCAGTAGTTCAGGCTGCTTTCCGTCAGGATGCTGGTCGCACCCCACCACATCTGCGCGCCGTCCGGGATCAGGTCGCTGTAGGCGTCCATGACCCGCAGATCGAAGAACGGTTGCGTGAAGAACCCGGCCGCGCCCGCATCCAGTTTGCGTTCCAGGTAATCGCGTTCCCGCGCGAACGACTGCCGGTACGGGTCCAGTCCGGCGTACACGGTCAGGTGCGGCGCGTCGCGGTGCAGGCGGCGGATCAGGTCCACGGCGTCCTGGTCGTACACCCGCGCGCTCATGTCGGCCGGAGCGTCGCCCGTCACGACCAGCACCTCGGTGATGCCGTGCTCGTCCAGCGTGCCCAGGAACGGCAGCGGCTCACGCGGATTGAAATCCACGGCCCGCAGGTGCGGCACCGTCCGGTGACCGGGCCGGGCGAACGCGCAGCCCAGCCACGACCGCAGCGAGTAACGCGTCAGGTCAGGAATGTTCACCGTATCCACGCCCGGCAGCGCCGCCGCCACCTGCGCGATCTCGGCCCGCAGGCCGCTGCGCGAGCGGGGCACGAGCTCCACGGACACGCGGGTCATGGGCGGCCTCCGGCCGCCGCAGAAGGCTGAAGGTCGATGGTCGAAGGCGCGGCCCTGCCATCAGCTATCTGCCTTTCGCCATCCGCCACCCCCGCGTCATACGCGAGGATCGGTCCCAGCCAGCGTTCCACCTCGTCCAGCGGCATGCCCTTGCGCCGGGCGTAGTCCTGCACCTGATCGCGGCCGATCCGGCCGACTGCGAAGTACCGGGAGTCCGGGTGCGCGAAGTAGAAGCCGGACACGGCGGCGGCGGGCCACATGGCGCACGACTCGGTCAGTTCCAGGCCGATCTCGGCGGCGTTCAGCAGGCGGAACAGGGTGCGTTTCTCGGTGTGGTCGGGCTGCGCGGGGTAGCCGGGCGCGGGGCGGATGCCGTCGTACCGTTCGCGGATCAGGTCGTCGTTGCCCAGCGTCTCGTCCGGCGCGTAGCCCCAGTGGCGCGTGCGGACGTCGCGGTGCAGTTTCTCCGCGAAGGCCTCGGCCAGCCGGTCGGCGACTGCCTTCACCAGAATGGAGTTGTAGTCGTCGTGCTCGGCCTCGAACGCGCGGGCCAGTTCGTCCGCGCCGTGAATGGCGACCGCGAACGCCCCGATGTGGTCACCGTGCGGCGCGACGAAGTCCGCCAGCGCGACGTTCGGGGTGTTCTGCTCGCGCTGCTGACGCAGGGTGTGGAGGCGGACGGCAGGCGGATGGCTGATCGCGGATGGCTGCCCATCTGCCTGAGGCCATCTGCCATCTGCTCCGACCACGATGTCGTCGCCGTCGCGCGTGGCGGGCCACAGGCCGATCACGCCGCGCGCGGTCAGGAGCTTCTCGTCGATGGCGCGCTGCAATAGCGCCTGGGCGTCGGCGAACAACTTGCGAGCTTCCTCGCCGCGCAGGGGGTCGGTCAGGATGTTCGGGTAGATGCCCTTCATCTCCCAGGCGATGAAAAAGGGCGTCCAGTCGATGAAGTCCAGCAGCTCCGCGATGGGCTGCTCGATGATCTGGCGGCCCGGTTCGCGCGGCGCGGGGGGCACGGTGGGGGAGAGGATCGGGGCGCGCTCGCGGGCGGCCTCGATGGGGATCAGGCGGATGGTGCGTTCGCCGTGCCGTTCACGCAGGGCGTCGTACTCCTCGCGCACGCGCTCCTGCACGCCGCGCGGGTCGGCCAGCAGGTCGGCGGTGGTCGTCACGGCGCGGCTGGCGTCCAGCACGTGCACGACCGGGCCGGGGTAGGCGGGGTCGATCTTCACGGCGGTGTGCGCGCGGCTGGTGGTCGCCCCGCCGATCAGGAGGGGCTGCGTCATGCCGCGCCGCGTCATCTCGCGGGCCACGGTGACCATCTCGTCCAGGCTGGGGGTGATCAGGCCGCTCAGGCCGATCACGTCCGCGCCGATCCGCTCGGCCTCGTCGAGAATCCTGTCGGTGGGCACCATCACGCCCAGGTCGGTGACCTGATAGCCGTTGCAGGCCAGCACCACGCCGACGATGTTCTTGCCGATGTCGTGCACGTCGCCCTTCACGGTCGCCATGAGCACCCTGCCCTTGCCGCCCGCCTCCTGCTTTTCCGCCTCCATGTACGGCGTGAGGTACGCCACGGCGCGTTTCATCACGCGGGCGGACTTCACGACCTGTGGGAGGAACATCTTCCCGGCCCCGAACAGGTCGCCCACGACGTTCATGCCGTCCATCAGCGGTCCCTCGATGACCTTCAGCGGCGAGCCGAGTTCCTGATACGCCTCCTCGGCGTCCGCGTCCACGAAGTCCGCGATGCCCTGTACCAGCGCGTGCTTCAGCCGCTCCTGCACCGGCAGGTCACGCCAGGGGCTGCCCGCGCCGACCTCGCGCTTGATGCCCTTGTAGCGGTCGGCGAGTTCCAGCAGCCGTTCGGTTGCATCAGGGCGGCGGGCCAGGATCACGTCCTCCACCGCGTCGCGCAGCTCGGGTTCGATGTCCTCGTACACGGCGAGCATCCCGGCGTTCACGATACCCATGTCCAGCCCCGCGCGGATCGCGTGGTACAGGAACACGGCGTGCATCGCCTCGCGCACGTGGTTGTTCCCCCGGAAACTGAACGACACG
The genomic region above belongs to Deinococcus seoulensis and contains:
- a CDS encoding methylenetetrahydrofolate reductase gives rise to the protein MTRVSVELVPRSRSGLRAEIAQVAAALPGVDTVNIPDLTRYSLRSWLGCAFARPGHRTVPHLRAVDFNPREPLPFLGTLDEHGITEVLVVTGDAPADMSARVYDQDAVDLIRRLHRDAPHLTVYAGLDPYRQSFARERDYLERKLDAGAAGFFTQPFFDLRVMDAYSDLIPDGAQMWWGATSILTESSLNYWRARNHAVFPRSFAPTLECNRAFAADLLAFARERGQHAYFMPVKVDVQAYLEGIL
- the metH gene encoding methionine synthase; the encoded protein is MSTDIRAEARKRILILDGAWGTQLQQAGLTEADFRWDGADPMRMYRGNFDLLQLTKPDVIRAVHRAYFEAGADIASTNTFNSTTISQADYGTEALAREMNVQGTRLAREVADEFTARDGRPRWVAGSIGPTNRTATLSPDVERPEFRNVTYDDLVAAYTEAAEGLIEGGADLLLLETVFDTLNAKAALFACEEAFARTGKTLPVMLSGTITDASGRTLSGQTPEAFAISTGHANLFSLGLNCALGADLLRPHLREIAANTDALVSVHPNAGLPNAFGEYDETPEQTAAVLGEFARSGLVNIVGGCCGTTPEHIRAIAEAVQGVPPRTAPEQPAVLRLSGLEPLNVTPELNFVNVGERTNVTGSPKFAKAILAGDYDAGLKIARQQVENGAQIVDVNFDEGMLDGEAAMVKFLNLLAGEPDISRVPLMLDSSKWEILEAGLKRVQGKAVVNSISLKDGEEKFLERARLLRRYGAAAVVMAFDEQGQADNLERRIEITSRAYRLLTEEVGFPAQDIIFDPNVLTVATGIEEHDRYAIDFIEATRWIKANLPGALVSGGISNVSFSFRGNNHVREAMHAVFLYHAIRAGLDMGIVNAGMLAVYEDIEPELRDAVEDVILARRPDATERLLELADRYKGIKREVGAGSPWRDLPVQERLKHALVQGIADFVDADAEEAYQELGSPLKVIEGPLMDGMNVVGDLFGAGKMFLPQVVKSARVMKRAVAYLTPYMEAEKQEAGGKGRVLMATVKGDVHDIGKNIVGVVLACNGYQVTDLGVMVPTDRILDEAERIGADVIGLSGLITPSLDEMVTVAREMTRRGMTQPLLIGGATTSRAHTAVKIDPAYPGPVVHVLDASRAVTTTADLLADPRGVQERVREEYDALRERHGERTIRLIPIEAARERAPILSPTVPPAPREPGRQIIEQPIAELLDFIDWTPFFIAWEMKGIYPNILTDPLRGEEARKLFADAQALLQRAIDEKLLTARGVIGLWPATRDGDDIVVGADGRWPQADGQPSAISHPPAVRLHTLRQQREQNTPNVALADFVAPHGDHIGAFAVAIHGADELARAFEAEHDDYNSILVKAVADRLAEAFAEKLHRDVRTRHWGYAPDETLGNDDLIRERYDGIRPAPGYPAQPDHTEKRTLFRLLNAAEIGLELTESCAMWPAAAVSGFYFAHPDSRYFAVGRIGRDQVQDYARRKGMPLDEVERWLGPILAYDAGVADGERQIADGRAAPSTIDLQPSAAAGGRP